A section of the Armatimonadota bacterium genome encodes:
- a CDS encoding penicillin-binding protein 2 — protein MSRAAKKKVNIAPVGMLILFGGTALSQVKLQVFEKQKTIDLANDVRKYEVTKTTRAKRGTIQTADGKPLAQDWKQWRLQVDLGKVPHTPGFAIALSEASGIPAHEFADQQKGGRDWSITLSEFQMSKVAQVKKDFDAAGITLTELAARNYPLSALASGLVGRQHVSGKEGENVQRFGLEASLNNILGGRDGKQTGLQDKNGEFLPMRSESPEVVKQDGAKVVTTIDSEIQAAASLSVRRAVERNRATSGVAVVTDPKTGDVLAVASWPAVDPNEQGLSPIDGKNPAYTNLLEPGSTFKILTLTKAVSDGTISEGQLVNCSGQLMIGSRARIRCDEHHGNRAHGTVDPALAIAKSCNVAAATWSQSIGVDGFFEYIQELGLQSPTGLDLQGEIRSRANRDKGNPALQLANLGFGQAMSVTPIALAGAFGAIGNDGNRVPLRLVKSVNGIERPIRGGKQILSKQSCDYTLECMERVMSSVGTGSTLRIPGYRLGGKTGTAQKFSKGQNRGYVSNFVGMIPARNPQAVILVMIDDPKAGKIYGADVAGPVFKDVAKSVITRLNIPREQ, from the coding sequence ATGTCGCGAGCCGCTAAGAAAAAAGTCAATATCGCCCCCGTCGGGATGCTGATCCTATTCGGGGGAACTGCGCTGTCGCAGGTCAAACTTCAAGTTTTCGAGAAGCAGAAGACGATAGACCTGGCAAATGACGTTCGCAAATACGAAGTCACGAAGACAACACGTGCGAAACGAGGGACGATCCAAACGGCGGACGGGAAGCCTCTGGCCCAAGACTGGAAACAGTGGCGACTCCAGGTTGACCTTGGGAAGGTGCCTCATACCCCTGGCTTCGCAATTGCCCTCTCGGAAGCATCCGGAATCCCCGCCCACGAATTCGCAGATCAACAGAAAGGTGGACGCGACTGGTCGATTACGCTTAGCGAGTTCCAAATGTCGAAGGTCGCACAAGTCAAAAAGGACTTCGACGCAGCTGGAATCACTCTGACCGAGCTTGCTGCCAGAAACTATCCACTTAGCGCGTTGGCCAGTGGCCTTGTCGGTCGGCAGCACGTCAGCGGCAAGGAAGGTGAAAATGTTCAGCGCTTCGGGTTGGAAGCCTCTTTGAATAACATTCTTGGCGGCCGCGACGGCAAGCAGACCGGCTTGCAAGATAAGAACGGGGAGTTTTTGCCAATGCGCTCCGAATCCCCGGAAGTGGTGAAACAGGACGGAGCGAAGGTCGTGACTACGATCGACAGTGAGATTCAAGCTGCCGCTTCGCTATCGGTTCGGCGAGCTGTGGAGAGAAACCGTGCGACGAGCGGCGTTGCGGTCGTAACCGATCCCAAGACCGGAGATGTGCTGGCGGTGGCGTCGTGGCCGGCCGTGGATCCCAACGAGCAGGGGTTATCGCCGATTGATGGCAAGAACCCCGCTTATACAAACCTTCTGGAGCCAGGTTCAACCTTCAAAATCCTCACCTTGACGAAAGCGGTGAGCGACGGAACAATTTCGGAAGGACAACTGGTGAACTGTTCCGGCCAACTGATGATCGGCTCAAGAGCGCGAATTCGGTGCGATGAGCACCACGGCAATCGAGCTCATGGAACGGTTGATCCCGCCTTGGCAATTGCAAAGAGCTGTAACGTCGCCGCAGCGACTTGGTCGCAGTCCATCGGTGTTGACGGATTCTTTGAGTACATTCAGGAGCTGGGCCTTCAGAGCCCTACGGGTCTTGATCTTCAAGGCGAAATTCGGTCTCGAGCCAATCGAGACAAAGGCAACCCGGCGCTTCAGCTTGCAAACCTCGGATTCGGTCAGGCGATGAGTGTCACCCCGATTGCCCTCGCTGGTGCGTTCGGAGCAATCGGAAACGATGGGAATCGTGTTCCTCTGCGCCTTGTGAAAAGTGTGAATGGTATCGAACGACCCATCCGCGGCGGCAAGCAGATTCTCTCGAAGCAGTCATGTGATTACACCCTGGAGTGCATGGAGCGAGTGATGTCCTCCGTTGGGACCGGTTCGACCCTTCGGATTCCTGGCTATCGCCTCGGAGGCAAGACAGGTACGGCACAAAAGTTCTCCAAGGGTCAGAATCGGGGTTATGTCTCGAACTTCGTCGGCATGATTCCCGCACGAAATCCCCAGGCAGTGATTCTGGTTATGATCGACGACCCGAAAGCGGGCAAGATTTACGGGGCGGATGTCGCGGGTCCGGTGTTTAAGGATGTTGCGAAGTCAGTCATCACTCGCCTCAACATCCCGCGAGAGCAGTAA